One genomic region from Chloracidobacterium sp. encodes:
- a CDS encoding NAD(P)-binding domain-containing protein, translating into MDRSLMENRTNHLLVIGAGPTGLVVARALKQAGIPYDQVDADEDVGGNWRHGVYETVHIISSRKTTSFPEYPMPAHYPDFPSRAQMLAYLCDYARHFALRANIEFRREVSLATPLEDWSWRVQFTDGTERRYKGVVVCNGHHWDRRFPDYPGQFTGEWIHSKDYKRPEQLVGKRVLVIGGGNSACDIASEAARVAVCSHLSLRRGYWFLPKTMLGIPTVEIMRGWLPVPAQRALLRLLLRVIVGRYAQYGLPEPDHKIFERHPTVNSELLYYLKHGRIRPRPDVARFNGRTVHFVDGAADEYDLVVCATGFYVSFPFLPPGLVTVKGSTAQLYAGVIPPRTRNLYIFGTTQPRYGFGPLASPAADLLARLIRLQDEMVLPLSVVFEASGAQLPTTHLVDPHAALRRMRMAQWFLPFLAWRERRLRKRPEIVALPLWTPSSA; encoded by the coding sequence ATGGACAGGAGCCTGATGGAGAACCGGACAAACCATTTGTTGGTCATTGGGGCCGGGCCAACGGGACTGGTTGTGGCGCGCGCGCTCAAACAGGCCGGCATACCGTACGACCAAGTTGACGCCGATGAGGACGTCGGCGGCAACTGGCGGCATGGGGTTTATGAAACGGTGCACATCATCTCGTCCCGTAAAACCACGTCGTTTCCTGAATATCCGATGCCGGCGCACTACCCGGACTTTCCGAGCCGCGCCCAAATGCTGGCCTATCTGTGTGATTACGCCCGACACTTTGCGTTGCGCGCCAACATCGAGTTTCGGCGGGAAGTGAGTCTGGCGACGCCGCTTGAGGACTGGTCATGGCGTGTCCAATTCACCGACGGGACGGAACGACGTTACAAAGGCGTCGTCGTATGCAACGGACATCACTGGGACCGGCGCTTCCCCGACTATCCGGGGCAGTTCACCGGCGAATGGATACACTCGAAAGACTACAAGCGACCCGAGCAGCTTGTCGGGAAGCGTGTCTTGGTCATCGGCGGCGGCAACTCGGCCTGCGACATTGCCTCGGAAGCGGCGCGCGTCGCCGTTTGCAGCCACCTAAGCCTGCGACGCGGCTACTGGTTTTTGCCCAAGACGATGCTTGGCATTCCAACCGTGGAAATCATGCGCGGGTGGCTACCTGTCCCGGCGCAAAGGGCGCTGCTGCGCTTGTTGCTGCGCGTCATTGTGGGGCGATACGCGCAGTACGGCTTGCCAGAGCCGGATCACAAAATCTTCGAGCGTCATCCAACGGTCAACTCCGAACTCCTGTACTACCTCAAGCACGGGCGCATCCGGCCGCGCCCCGACGTGGCGCGTTTCAATGGACGCACCGTCCATTTCGTGGATGGCGCAGCCGACGAGTACGACCTAGTCGTGTGTGCGACGGGTTTTTATGTGAGTTTTCCGTTCCTGCCGCCGGGACTGGTAACGGTTAAGGGCAGTACGGCGCAGCTTTATGCCGGCGTCATCCCGCCCCGGACGCGCAATTTGTACATCTTCGGCACGACGCAGCCGCGTTACGGTTTCGGTCCGTTAGCGAGTCCGGCGGCGGATTTACTGGCGCGCCTTATCCGGTTGCAAGACGAGATGGTTTTGCCTCTGAGTGTTGTGTTTGAGGCCAGTGGGGCGCAGTTGCCAACAACCCATCTGGTTGACCCCCATGCGGCGCTCCGGCGCATGCGGATGGCGCAGTGGTTTTTACCGTTTCTGGCGTGGCGGGAGCGCCGTCTTCGCAAACGGCCGGAAATCGTCGCGCTACCGCTCTGGACGCCTTCCAGCGCCTAG
- a CDS encoding class I SAM-dependent methyltransferase translates to MKNTHAAKMDAMYRRQRYIYDLSRKYFLFGRDTLLARLPVRPGMRVVEIGCGTARNLVILASRHPQAQFYGADISSEMLLSARANIRRRRLENVVVATAAAEGFDHRAVFGLDTPFDIAFFSYSLSMIPDWRAAVAAALASLRPGGWLGVVDFWDQKELPRWFEKLLGAWVRRFDVTPRPEILDELAARRDRGEGNLTIEAVGGRYAFIALFETALPSAAHAS, encoded by the coding sequence ATGAAGAACACCCACGCCGCAAAGATGGATGCGATGTATCGGCGGCAACGATACATCTACGACTTATCCCGCAAGTACTTTTTGTTTGGACGCGACACCCTGCTGGCTCGACTTCCGGTGCGACCCGGCATGCGCGTCGTTGAAATTGGTTGCGGCACGGCGCGAAATCTGGTCATTTTGGCGAGCCGGCATCCGCAGGCGCAGTTTTACGGCGCGGACATCTCTAGCGAAATGTTGCTTTCGGCGCGCGCCAATATCCGCCGCCGCCGACTAGAGAATGTCGTCGTTGCGACCGCCGCCGCCGAAGGCTTCGACCACCGGGCGGTGTTCGGCCTTGATACGCCGTTTGACATTGCCTTTTTCTCGTATTCGCTTTCGATGATTCCCGACTGGCGGGCGGCTGTTGCAGCGGCGCTCGCCAGCCTTCGTCCCGGCGGTTGGCTGGGCGTGGTGGACTTCTGGGACCAGAAGGAACTGCCGAGGTGGTTTGAAAAGCTGCTGGGGGCGTGGGTTCGACGCTTTGACGTGACGCCGCGTCCGGAAATTCTGGACGAGCTAGCCGCCCGCCGTGATCGGGGCGAAGGCAACCTGACGATTGAAGCGGTGGGTGGGCGCTATGCGTTTATCGCGCTGTTTGAAACCGCCCTACCGAGCGCGGCGCACGCATCTTGA
- a CDS encoding DUF4384 domain-containing protein, protein MRASQLTAKLYLAVALLLCGIGFTPAQSPTGGADQTRDAFIRTRPATARSTRPVSARHRPAKTAPSTPEPLGFGYTLYIRNRHGLPERADPSQVFSTGDEIRFVVEANQDAYLYVFNADSKGTLRMIYPHARLQNGDNFIRGHVPYQIPSAKEPDPEAQWFVFLTPGEVREKIVFVLSRSPLPDIPTNERLIQAVRQSGHEVWTPPAGVWSRVVLALEQPVKRTLLRQEFGRLQEPAEALAITREIGLRPSAAAPSVIHMSESATVDVLATGVELVKR, encoded by the coding sequence ATGCGTGCTTCGCAACTCACAGCCAAGCTATACCTTGCTGTCGCCTTGTTACTGTGCGGGATTGGTTTCACGCCGGCGCAGTCACCGACCGGCGGAGCGGATCAAACCCGTGACGCCTTCATCCGTACGCGCCCGGCCACAGCTAGGTCAACCCGTCCGGTCAGCGCGCGCCACCGGCCGGCCAAAACTGCGCCATCCACACCTGAACCGCTGGGCTTCGGCTACACGCTCTATATCAGAAATCGTCATGGCCTTCCCGAACGCGCTGATCCCAGCCAAGTTTTCTCCACTGGGGACGAAATTCGCTTCGTTGTGGAAGCCAATCAGGATGCATACCTGTACGTTTTCAACGCCGACTCCAAGGGCACGCTGCGGATGATCTACCCCCACGCGCGCCTGCAAAACGGCGACAACTTTATTCGCGGCCACGTCCCCTACCAGATTCCTTCCGCCAAAGAACCCGACCCAGAGGCGCAGTGGTTCGTCTTTCTGACGCCAGGCGAGGTGCGTGAGAAAATTGTCTTTGTGCTGTCGCGGTCGCCGTTGCCGGACATTCCGACCAACGAGCGACTGATCCAAGCCGTCCGCCAGTCGGGTCATGAAGTGTGGACGCCTCCGGCGGGTGTTTGGTCGCGCGTTGTGCTGGCGCTGGAACAGCCCGTCAAGCGGACGCTGCTGCGGCAGGAGTTCGGACGCCTGCAAGAGCCGGCTGAGGCGTTGGCGATCACCCGTGAAATCGGGTTGCGTCCTAGTGCGGCGGCGCCGTCCGTCATTCATATGAGCGAATCGGCTACGGTGGACGTGCTGGCTACCGGTGTGGAACTCGTCAAGCGATAA
- a CDS encoding DUF3419 family protein has protein sequence MATDTAQLLRAAVHQSPITSKQGLLERLFTFYFDAFVYNQIWEDPQVDLAALELTPESRILTISSGGCNVLNYLVHGPAHITAVDLNRYHLALLRLKLAAVRHLPDHEAFFRMFGAANDARNVTAYDVYLSPHLDEATRAFWEGLTIFGKRRIHFFADNLYDHARNGFYLRFLEKLAHLMGIYPDRIIGLTDPVERAKVFDATIGRYFDHWLVRALSKLPFIVFGLGIPPRQYEAMRRETPENILAMYRRRVRRFVCDFPIEENYFAWQALARRYDTEHRRAIPEYLKAEHFETLRANVARVTTEVTSLTAHLRRQPAGAYDRFVFLDAQDWMKDEEIVALWREVVRVAPPGSRVIFRTAPEASPVEAALPPDLRARVRYERERSMELFAQDRFAIYGGFHLYVVN, from the coding sequence GTGGCGACTGATACGGCTCAACTCCTCCGTGCGGCGGTTCACCAAAGCCCCATTACCTCCAAGCAGGGTCTGCTGGAACGGCTGTTTACGTTTTACTTCGATGCGTTCGTCTATAACCAGATCTGGGAAGACCCGCAGGTTGATCTGGCGGCGCTGGAACTCACGCCGGAAAGCCGCATCCTGACGATCTCATCCGGCGGCTGCAATGTTCTCAACTACTTGGTGCATGGCCCGGCGCACATTACAGCCGTTGACCTAAACCGCTATCACCTAGCTCTGTTGCGCCTCAAGCTGGCCGCCGTCCGCCACTTACCAGACCACGAAGCCTTCTTTCGGATGTTTGGCGCAGCCAACGATGCGCGCAATGTCACAGCGTACGATGTGTATTTGAGTCCACACCTTGACGAGGCGACGCGCGCCTTCTGGGAAGGCCTGACGATATTTGGGAAGCGGCGCATTCACTTCTTTGCGGACAATCTTTACGACCACGCGCGCAACGGCTTCTACCTCCGCTTTCTAGAGAAGCTCGCCCATCTGATGGGCATTTATCCCGACCGCATCATTGGCCTGACCGATCCGGTTGAGCGCGCCAAAGTATTTGACGCCACTATTGGTCGCTACTTCGACCACTGGTTAGTGCGGGCGCTGTCAAAGCTGCCGTTCATCGTGTTTGGTCTCGGTATTCCGCCGCGTCAGTACGAAGCGATGCGTCGTGAAACGCCGGAAAACATTCTGGCGATGTATCGGCGGCGTGTTCGGCGCTTTGTCTGCGACTTTCCCATTGAGGAGAACTATTTTGCGTGGCAGGCCTTGGCGCGGCGCTACGACACCGAACACCGTCGGGCCATTCCCGAATACCTCAAGGCGGAACATTTCGAGACGCTGCGCGCCAATGTCGCGCGGGTGACGACGGAGGTCACATCATTGACGGCTCACTTACGCCGGCAGCCGGCCGGAGCCTATGACCGCTTTGTGTTTCTTGACGCGCAAGACTGGATGAAAGACGAGGAGATTGTTGCGCTGTGGCGCGAGGTGGTACGGGTGGCGCCGCCGGGCTCACGAGTCATCTTCCGTACCGCGCCGGAAGCCTCGCCGGTGGAAGCGGCGCTGCCGCCCGACTTACGAGCGCGTGTCCGGTACGAGCGTGAACGCTCGATGGAACTCTTCGCTCAGGATCGCTTCGCCATCTACGGCGGGTTTCATCTTTACGTCGTAAACTAG
- a CDS encoding sigma-70 family RNA polymerase sigma factor, with product MGDVTQLLMDWQAGDKSALARLMPIVYGELRRIAARAMRRELVGHTLQPTALVNEAYLRLIRQERADWRNRTHFFAIAAQLMRRILVDHVRGKKRLRRGGEQVLVTLEELGGVASPDTVGEVDVLALDEALNKLERLAPRQCRIVELRFFSGLTVEATAEALGISPVTVKREWAVAKTFLYRELRPTRGG from the coding sequence ATGGGCGATGTGACACAGCTTTTGATGGACTGGCAAGCGGGCGATAAAAGCGCGCTGGCGCGTTTGATGCCGATCGTGTACGGAGAACTGCGTCGCATTGCGGCGCGCGCCATGCGGCGTGAGTTGGTTGGACACACGCTTCAGCCGACGGCGCTGGTCAACGAAGCCTATCTGCGTCTTATTCGGCAGGAGCGCGCCGACTGGCGCAATCGGACGCACTTTTTCGCCATCGCGGCGCAGCTTATGCGGCGCATCCTCGTTGATCACGTTCGCGGCAAGAAACGTCTTCGGCGCGGCGGTGAACAGGTTTTGGTCACACTGGAGGAACTGGGTGGTGTGGCTTCACCCGACACGGTGGGCGAAGTGGACGTGTTGGCGCTCGATGAAGCGCTGAACAAGCTGGAACGTCTGGCGCCGCGCCAGTGCCGGATTGTTGAGCTGCGCTTCTTCAGCGGACTGACGGTGGAGGCGACGGCCGAGGCGCTCGGCATCTCACCAGTGACGGTCAAGCGGGAATGGGCGGTGGCAAAGACGTTTCTGTACCGGGAACTCCGGCCGACACGCGGAGGATGA
- a CDS encoding serine/threonine protein kinase, whose amino-acid sequence MTPEQYQRITDVFSQVIEAPPDKQAELLAALCAGDQTLRREVESLLRVHPAARSFIEKPLQVSLPDELPTVHDVLHTQSFFHLDTEQQARGSSVSDRYVVERELGRGGNGVIYLARDQQLHGRLVVVKVLLDKQQHDPLAQRMFESESEALARIAHPGVVKVLDRGRLLSGQSYFVMEYIRGVTLRDVLKERSLSRAEIVDIVTQIGRALGAAHREGVYHRDLKPENVMLEDLGDGALHVKLIDFGIAKVTNSVVGQEAPDGLVGTLPYMAPEQMLSSGCSAATDIYALGVIAYELLAGERPYKPALSTLRDAIQSLTAMQRAGFGSRLRERCPDLDEEVERVLRKALAYDAEARYASAEAFVNAFLQAMEISARQEAAVRALEEEPTISISNLPPVGGAAEAAAVGETVMVTTGDAPPHVPSAQGKWVERLVVAASVLILVTAVVGVLLWRGRPISHSATVETKMRPQPTLDAMRAVPVRTPALTYDIELVMPGDPRRGKATFNPEDTVPAGKDIVFHMTPHRTGYLYIFAPSNGRLTAFRVPDEPSPAEYPLTFPKDASIGLTRTAVTRFTVILASVKLTVFDGLRPGQALSAAQQRELATLVERLTPQTVVTGDGLRRAVQSPSAADPVVFEIVVRH is encoded by the coding sequence ATGACACCGGAACAGTACCAACGCATCACGGATGTTTTCAGTCAGGTCATTGAAGCGCCGCCCGACAAGCAAGCCGAACTTTTGGCGGCGCTCTGCGCCGGCGACCAGACGCTCCGGCGGGAAGTGGAGTCATTGCTCCGCGTTCATCCTGCGGCCCGGAGCTTCATTGAAAAGCCGCTTCAAGTGTCTCTGCCGGACGAGTTACCGACGGTTCACGACGTACTCCACACGCAATCCTTCTTTCATCTAGACACCGAACAACAGGCGCGCGGTTCAAGCGTCAGCGACCGCTACGTCGTCGAGCGGGAGTTGGGACGCGGCGGCAACGGCGTCATCTATCTGGCGCGCGACCAACAGCTCCATGGGCGGCTTGTTGTCGTTAAAGTGCTGCTCGACAAGCAGCAACATGACCCCCTGGCGCAGCGCATGTTTGAGAGTGAGAGCGAGGCGCTAGCGCGAATCGCCCACCCTGGCGTGGTCAAGGTTTTGGATCGCGGCCGTCTGCTTTCAGGGCAATCCTACTTTGTAATGGAGTACATCCGAGGCGTCACGCTCCGGGATGTTCTCAAAGAGCGCAGTTTGTCGCGGGCGGAGATCGTCGACATCGTCACTCAGATAGGTCGTGCGTTGGGCGCGGCGCACCGCGAAGGCGTCTATCACCGCGATCTCAAGCCGGAAAATGTCATGCTGGAGGACTTGGGCGACGGCGCACTGCACGTTAAGTTGATTGACTTTGGAATCGCCAAAGTCACCAACTCGGTCGTCGGTCAGGAGGCGCCGGACGGCTTGGTTGGGACGTTGCCCTACATGGCGCCGGAGCAAATGCTGTCCAGCGGATGCTCGGCCGCAACGGACATTTACGCGCTGGGCGTCATCGCCTATGAACTGTTGGCTGGCGAACGCCCGTACAAACCGGCGTTGTCCACGCTCCGCGACGCCATTCAGTCGTTGACGGCCATGCAGCGCGCCGGTTTCGGCTCGCGTTTGCGCGAGCGGTGTCCTGACCTGGATGAGGAAGTCGAGCGGGTGCTCCGCAAGGCGTTGGCGTATGACGCTGAAGCGCGTTACGCAAGTGCGGAGGCGTTCGTCAACGCCTTCCTGCAAGCGATGGAAATCTCAGCGCGGCAGGAGGCGGCAGTGCGCGCCCTCGAAGAAGAACCGACCATTTCAATCTCCAATCTGCCTCCAGTCGGCGGTGCGGCCGAGGCGGCGGCGGTTGGCGAGACCGTGATGGTGACAACCGGCGATGCGCCTCCGCACGTCCCATCCGCTCAGGGAAAATGGGTGGAGCGCTTAGTGGTGGCGGCGAGCGTTTTGATACTGGTGACGGCGGTCGTTGGCGTTCTGCTGTGGAGAGGACGGCCGATCAGCCACTCGGCGACGGTTGAAACCAAAATGCGGCCACAGCCGACGCTCGATGCGATGCGCGCCGTCCCGGTGCGGACGCCAGCGCTCACGTACGACATCGAACTTGTCATGCCAGGCGATCCGCGCCGAGGAAAAGCGACATTCAATCCTGAAGACACCGTACCGGCCGGCAAGGACATTGTGTTTCACATGACGCCGCATCGCACTGGCTATCTCTACATCTTTGCGCCGTCCAACGGGCGGCTGACGGCGTTTCGCGTTCCCGATGAACCCTCCCCGGCCGAATATCCGCTGACGTTTCCCAAGGACGCCTCGATTGGTCTGACGCGCACGGCCGTTACTCGGTTCACCGTCATTCTCGCAAGCGTCAAGCTGACGGTCTTTGACGGCTTGCGTCCGGGGCAGGCGCTTTCGGCGGCCCAGCAACGGGAACTGGCGACGCTGGTGGAACGCTTGACCCCACAGACGGTAGTCACTGGCGACGGCCTCCGACGAGCGGTACAGTCACCGTCCGCGGCCGATCCGGTGGTGTTTGAAATCGTCGTTCGACACTAG
- a CDS encoding CHAT domain-containing protein, translating into MGVLAVVLMSACTVCWLVGLTPLCTPAQASQTPGSASLESLVRKAETLVQAGQYDAALQAAQEAVAVSEAATGGSPPLTARAYRALGLAQAYKQSPEAEAALRRALSICEAHFGGEHPEVAHSLAGLALFYRLRGDYRAAEPLYRRALEVMEKTCAPEHPDLAAILNSVALFYKVKGDYTAAEPLYRRALAIREKALGAEHPDTAATLNNLAELLRARGDYAAAELLYYRARAVWEKTLGAKHPHVATVLTNLALLHKDRGDYRRAENDFRQALTLREAIFGPEHPEVATAASNLAELYRVRGDYAAAEPLYRRAVAIREQKLGPEHPELAISFNNMAAMYRDRGDYATAEPLYQRALSIWEKALGPNHPLVAHALNNLGDLCRLQERLAAAKSLFEQALRIREKALGETHPLVASTLANLGAVESALGDDAAEATLKRALNIAERTAGLDHPLTASVLTHLGWLYQQRGDYAGAEALYQRSYHIREKALDRGHPDLALSAGRLAWLDLARGRPRQAGDWLARVSELLEADFRRNLVVGSERQKTLYVRRSSQLAEATVAWQVKYFPKEGPAARLALLTIWRHKGRALDVLAHQTAVLRARADPDDQRLLDDLEAMRNRLTQLAGKAESQVERARLEREIERQESKLGERFTQLGAQLQTVSYEAVRAALPKDAVLIEYFVYRPLDPERPGRLAAAYHLAAYVLSSGDGAPRVVELGALEAIASRIETFRWALQERRPDVRTAARALDEKLFAPLRPLPDGTRRLFIAPDGDANLIPFEALVDEQGRYLVERYTINLLTSGRDLARIRGLKSNTKTQRGLVLADPRYDLGGGPAVHPADGLRSVDFQLADYPPLPGTRREASLLQGMLHNIEVVFGDKATEAHLKATRAPWCLHVATHGFFLPGRRIGQANVETRELGMAAEGAVAEENPLLRSGLVLAGVRQGQSGAGEDGILTALEAAGLDLMGTQLVVFSACETGLGEARPGEGVYGLRRALVVAGAETQVMSLWKVSDAATTALMGDYYRRLARGEGRADALRATRLKFLRGDIRPQTGDLKRELGLSSSHLEQRPATDWRHPYYWAAFVVSGDWRPLDAGR; encoded by the coding sequence ATGGGTGTCTTGGCTGTGGTGCTCATGTCCGCCTGCACGGTTTGCTGGCTGGTTGGTCTAACGCCCTTGTGTACGCCGGCCCAAGCCAGTCAGACGCCGGGAAGCGCGTCGCTGGAAAGTTTGGTACGGAAAGCCGAGACGCTGGTTCAAGCGGGGCAGTATGATGCTGCGTTGCAGGCAGCGCAGGAAGCCGTCGCCGTGAGCGAAGCCGCCACCGGCGGGTCGCCGCCTCTCACGGCGCGGGCCTACCGCGCCCTCGGCTTGGCGCAGGCTTACAAGCAATCTCCGGAAGCCGAGGCCGCGTTGCGGCGAGCGCTGTCCATTTGTGAAGCGCACTTTGGCGGAGAGCATCCGGAAGTCGCCCACAGTCTGGCCGGGTTAGCCTTGTTCTACCGGCTGCGCGGCGATTATCGGGCGGCCGAACCGCTCTACCGGCGGGCGTTGGAGGTGATGGAGAAAACCTGCGCCCCGGAGCATCCCGATTTGGCCGCGATCCTCAACAGCGTCGCGCTGTTTTACAAAGTCAAAGGCGACTACACAGCGGCTGAACCCCTTTACCGCCGCGCCTTGGCGATTCGAGAAAAGGCGCTTGGCGCAGAACACCCGGATACGGCGGCGACACTGAACAACTTGGCGGAACTGCTTCGGGCGCGGGGGGACTACGCCGCCGCCGAACTGCTCTACTACCGGGCGCGCGCCGTTTGGGAAAAAACACTAGGGGCGAAGCACCCGCATGTCGCCACGGTTTTGACCAACCTCGCACTACTGCACAAGGATCGGGGTGATTACCGTCGCGCTGAAAACGACTTCCGGCAAGCCCTGACGTTGCGTGAAGCAATCTTCGGCCCAGAACATCCTGAAGTCGCTACGGCGGCTTCCAACTTGGCTGAACTGTACCGCGTACGCGGCGATTATGCCGCCGCCGAGCCGCTTTACCGTCGGGCCGTCGCTATCCGCGAGCAAAAACTAGGACCGGAGCATCCCGAACTGGCCATAAGTTTCAACAACATGGCCGCGATGTACCGCGACCGGGGCGACTACGCGACGGCTGAACCGCTTTACCAGCGCGCTCTGAGCATCTGGGAAAAGGCGTTAGGGCCAAACCACCCGCTAGTTGCGCATGCCCTCAACAATCTAGGTGATCTATGCCGTTTGCAGGAGCGACTGGCGGCGGCCAAATCCCTCTTTGAACAGGCGCTTCGGATTCGTGAAAAAGCCCTTGGCGAAACGCATCCGCTCGTCGCCAGTACGCTGGCCAACCTTGGGGCGGTCGAGTCAGCGCTGGGCGATGACGCGGCGGAAGCGACGCTCAAACGTGCGCTAAACATTGCTGAACGGACTGCCGGCCTCGACCATCCGCTGACGGCGTCGGTGCTCACTCATCTAGGCTGGTTGTACCAACAACGCGGCGACTACGCTGGGGCGGAGGCGCTTTACCAGCGCAGCTATCACATCCGCGAAAAAGCATTGGATCGGGGACATCCCGACTTGGCGCTGTCAGCGGGGCGTTTGGCTTGGCTTGATTTGGCTCGCGGACGCCCTCGGCAGGCCGGTGACTGGCTGGCGCGCGTCTCCGAGTTGTTAGAGGCCGACTTTCGGCGGAACTTGGTTGTCGGCTCTGAGCGGCAAAAGACGCTCTACGTGCGACGCAGCAGTCAGTTGGCCGAAGCGACGGTCGCTTGGCAGGTGAAGTACTTTCCCAAGGAGGGGCCGGCGGCGCGGCTGGCCTTGTTGACCATCTGGCGTCACAAAGGGCGGGCGCTAGATGTTTTAGCTCATCAGACAGCCGTCCTCCGCGCGCGCGCCGACCCCGACGACCAACGCTTGCTGGACGACTTGGAAGCAATGCGCAATCGATTGACGCAGTTGGCCGGAAAGGCCGAGTCCCAAGTCGAACGCGCGCGTTTGGAGCGCGAGATTGAACGACAGGAAAGCAAACTAGGAGAACGCTTCACGCAGCTTGGCGCGCAGCTCCAGACCGTTTCCTACGAGGCCGTCCGAGCGGCGCTCCCCAAGGACGCCGTGCTGATCGAGTACTTTGTCTATCGTCCGCTTGACCCTGAGCGCCCAGGACGACTGGCGGCGGCGTATCACCTTGCAGCCTATGTTCTATCGTCGGGTGATGGTGCGCCGCGCGTCGTCGAACTAGGGGCGTTGGAAGCGATTGCGTCGCGCATTGAAACCTTTCGTTGGGCCTTGCAGGAGCGGCGGCCGGACGTGCGGACGGCGGCGCGCGCATTGGATGAAAAACTCTTCGCCCCGCTCCGACCGTTGCCGGACGGAACCCGGCGGCTTTTCATCGCGCCGGATGGAGACGCCAATCTGATTCCTTTTGAGGCGCTGGTTGATGAGCAAGGGCGTTATTTGGTTGAGCGGTACACCATCAACCTGCTGACAAGCGGGCGTGACTTGGCGCGCATCAGAGGTCTGAAAAGCAACACAAAGACCCAGCGTGGGTTGGTGTTGGCCGACCCGCGCTATGACCTAGGTGGCGGCCCGGCGGTGCATCCAGCTGATGGGCTACGGTCAGTGGATTTCCAGCTGGCGGACTACCCACCGCTGCCAGGAACGCGGCGCGAAGCCAGCTTGTTGCAGGGGATGTTGCACAACATTGAAGTGGTTTTCGGCGACAAGGCGACTGAAGCGCATTTGAAGGCGACGCGCGCGCCGTGGTGTTTGCACGTCGCCACCCATGGCTTTTTTCTACCTGGACGGCGCATCGGACAGGCGAACGTTGAGACAAGGGAGCTTGGAATGGCGGCTGAGGGTGCCGTCGCTGAGGAAAATCCGCTGTTGCGGTCGGGCCTTGTCTTGGCGGGCGTGCGGCAGGGACAAAGCGGCGCGGGTGAAGACGGCATTCTGACGGCGCTTGAAGCCGCCGGCCTCGACCTTATGGGAACACAGCTCGTCGTCTTTTCCGCCTGCGAGACCGGTCTTGGCGAAGCACGCCCCGGAGAGGGCGTCTATGGACTGCGGCGGGCGCTGGTCGTGGCCGGTGCGGAGACGCAAGTGATGAGTTTGTGGAAGGTTTCCGACGCTGCGACGACCGCTCTGATGGGCGACTACTACCGTCGTTTGGCACGTGGCGAGGGACGGGCGGACGCGCTTCGGGCGACGCGGCTAAAGTTTCTGCGCGGCGACATTCGTCCTCAAACAGGCGATCTCAAACGTGAACTGGGGTTGTCGTCGTCTCACTTAGAGCAGCGGCCGGCTACCGATTGGCGACACCCGTATTACTGGGCTGCCTTTGTCGTCTCTGGCGACTGGCGTCCGCTCGACGCTGGGCGCTAA